A single region of the Stigmatopora argus isolate UIUO_Sarg chromosome 6, RoL_Sarg_1.0, whole genome shotgun sequence genome encodes:
- the bhlhe40 gene encoding class E basic helix-loop-helix protein 40 produces the protein MEGITRAQPCVPKHSSLDLADMQGMDFPMYVYKSRRGLKRGDESRETYKLPHRLIEKKRRDRINECIAQLKDLLPEHLKLTTLGHLEKAVVLELTLKHVNALNSLLEQQQQKIIELQKDLQMSDHGGESPEVSEQMFRSGFHLCAKEVLHYLAHRDSSQNLMPSHVISHIHKVASEVLQHQSDTLLTESVHQRSEKLKKSSEQPSTATDGPSKNCVPVIQRTYPGGFGEQSGSDTDTDSGYGGEHDKRDPKARWSESHRKEGELRHADNLKHEEGEPLAKKSRSDSSEDESLPGPTGSYLSFSPNQHPLCLPFYLIPPAAAAAAAAYLPMLDKSWYTGGMPVMYPGMSASTASLPAETLSPPLLSQRVASPVARQSLIDPPVLHGASKQDSPLNLETKEK, from the exons ATGGAGGGGATTACGAGGGCGCAACCGTGCGTACCCAAACACTCATCGTTGGATTTAGCGGACATGCAGGG GATGGATTTTCCAATGTACGTGTATAAATCAAGACGGGGTCTGAAGCGCGGGGATGAGAGCAGG GAAACCTACAAACTGCCACATCGACTAATcgaaaagaaaagaagagacAGAATCAACGAATGTATTGCCCAGCTCAAAGATTTGCTGCCAGAGCACCTCAAACTTACA ACGCTGGGTCATTTGGAGAAAGcggtggtgctggagctcaCTCTGAAACACGTGAACGCCTTGAATAGTCTCCtagagcagcagcagcagaagaTCATAGAACTGCAGAAAGACCTCCAAATGA GTGACCATGGAGGTGAAAGCCCAGAGGTCAGCGAACAGATGTTCCGTTCTGGTTTCCACCTTTGCGCAAAAGAGGTCCTCCACTACCTGGCGCACCGAGACAGCAGTCAAAATCTGATGCCCTCCCATGTCATCAGCCACATCCACAAGGTCGCTTCCGAGGTTCTCCAACATCAGAGTGACACACTCCTCACTGAGTCCGTCCATCAGAGATcagaaaaactgaagaaaagcTCAGAGCAGCCATCCACAGCCACCGACGGCCCGTCCAAGAATTGCGTTCCCGTCATTCAAAGGACTTACCCTGGCGGCTTCGGGGAACAGAGCGGCAGTGACACAGACACTGACAGCGGCTACGGGGGCGAACACGACAAACGGGACCCCAAAGCCCGGTGGTCGGAGAGCCACAGAAAGGAAGGGGAGCTTCGGCACGCTGACAACCTAAAGCACGAAGAGGGCGAGCCTCTGGCCAAGAAGTCGCGGTCCGACTCCTCCGAGGACGAAAGCCTCCCTGGTCCTACCGGCAGTTACTTATCCTTCTCCCCAAACCAGCACCCGCTCTGCCTCCCCTTCTATCTCATTCCACCCGCAGCTgcagcggcggcggccgccTACTTGCCAATGCTGGACAAGAGTTGGTACACGGGGGGCATGCCCGTAATGTATCCTGGAATGAGCGCCTCCACGGCCAGTTTACCCGCAGAGACCCTCTCCCCGCCTCTTCTGTCCCAGAGGGTAGCATCTCCAGTTGCACGCCAGAGTCTCATAGACCCCCCCGTACTTCACGGAGCTTCAAAACAGGACTCCCCGTTAAATTTGGAAACCAAAGAGAAATAG